The sequence below is a genomic window from Sneathiella sp. P13V-1.
TCTCCGTTTTTATCGGAATCCAGCGCGCCAATCATAAAATCCATGCGCGCTTCACGCATCATTTTGCGGCCTTCCTTCGCTTCTTCTTTAGTGATAAAGCCATCGGAATCAGTATCCATTTTTTCAAACATGTTTGACCAACGGGGATCAATTTCATCTTTGGAGATCTTTCCGTCTTTGTTGGTGTCGTGACGATCAAACATACGCTCGTGTTTGTAACTCTTCACCTCAGTTGCTGCATATACAGCTGCCGGAACCGCCAGCATAACTGCGCCAATTACAATCATAGTCAC
It includes:
- a CDS encoding EF-hand domain-containing protein, which translates into the protein MKKVTMIVIGAVMLAVPAAVYAATEVKSYKHERMFDRHDTNKDGKISKDEIDPRWSNMFEKMDTDSDGFITKEEAKEGRKMMREARMDFMIGALDSDKNGELSEQEVTDFVLQNFRKADADGNGSLTKEEMKAAKKMFKEEFRGHHGHGKG